The Methanomassiliicoccales archaeon genome includes a region encoding these proteins:
- a CDS encoding DUF5591 domain-containing protein: MLELLARSGTSRRCRWTVEGASAETPGVFTVNGGEQELSVTADPDGLRLYLDGRSVLQAAGNGLTFPLRTRGSKNEACLPPTPTSSDVAVIEGSFELRRDARAFVEAIVSLRKEVGRSQLIYVPGMADVSNVALLIYLGVDLVDTALVDHRAALGQASLPEGSVSVEKAPWALDGEDSLMLLNRRALRKELDLVMHMIAAGRMREFAELRCHSNPWNVAALRIFDEDHYEHQEEDYPLVGPRFYCNAKQSLVRPDVRRFRETVKSRFHRPDHRKILLLIPCSAKKPYYTSKSHQLFRQLLYEVPNSQVVQEMIVTSPLGVVPRELELFYPAAQYDIPVTGHWDKEEQAMVQHMVLSMANQGYDHVVMHLGEEESIIQEVLDGTVTAEGSPTSNESLSRLRETLKVLCSGYQMVDPSLDRWAAMSSVAGYQFGPGSEELMRDTRVMGNYPFMKIMHHQEQRGMLNPERGMISLTLEGAESILPLMPKVVMGDFELKGSLFAVGVQEADSRIRAGEEVAIIHNGQLAGVGVANMSGKEMTEMRRGEAVKVRHKRK, encoded by the coding sequence ATGTTGGAGCTGCTGGCCAGGTCGGGTACCTCCCGCCGGTGCCGCTGGACCGTGGAAGGCGCCTCGGCGGAAACGCCGGGCGTCTTCACCGTGAACGGCGGTGAGCAGGAACTGAGCGTCACCGCGGACCCCGACGGCCTGAGATTGTACTTGGACGGGAGGTCGGTCCTGCAAGCGGCCGGGAACGGTCTGACGTTCCCCCTGCGCACACGCGGCTCCAAGAACGAAGCGTGCCTGCCCCCGACCCCAACGTCCTCGGACGTGGCCGTGATAGAGGGGTCCTTCGAGCTCCGGCGCGACGCCCGGGCGTTCGTAGAGGCGATCGTCTCCCTGAGAAAGGAGGTCGGTCGCTCTCAGCTCATATACGTCCCGGGTATGGCCGACGTATCCAATGTCGCCCTCCTGATCTATCTGGGTGTGGACCTTGTGGACACCGCCCTGGTGGACCACCGCGCCGCGCTAGGACAGGCCTCGCTCCCGGAAGGCAGCGTCTCCGTGGAAAAGGCCCCCTGGGCCTTGGATGGGGAGGACAGCCTGATGCTGCTGAACCGCCGGGCCTTGCGGAAGGAGCTGGACCTGGTCATGCACATGATAGCCGCCGGCCGGATGCGGGAGTTCGCCGAGCTGCGCTGCCATTCCAACCCCTGGAACGTGGCCGCCCTGCGCATATTCGATGAAGATCATTATGAGCATCAGGAGGAGGACTACCCGCTGGTCGGTCCCCGTTTCTACTGCAACGCCAAGCAGTCCTTGGTCCGACCGGACGTCCGCCGCTTCAGAGAGACGGTGAAGTCCAGGTTCCACCGCCCTGACCATCGCAAGATACTGTTGCTCATCCCCTGTTCGGCCAAGAAGCCGTACTACACCTCCAAGAGCCACCAGCTGTTCCGCCAGTTGCTCTATGAGGTACCTAATTCCCAAGTGGTCCAGGAGATGATCGTGACCTCTCCGTTGGGCGTGGTCCCCCGGGAGCTGGAACTGTTCTATCCCGCGGCGCAGTACGACATCCCGGTCACCGGCCACTGGGACAAAGAGGAGCAGGCCATGGTCCAGCACATGGTGCTGTCCATGGCCAACCAGGGCTACGACCACGTGGTCATGCACCTGGGCGAAGAGGAGAGCATCATCCAGGAAGTGCTGGACGGGACCGTGACCGCGGAAGGGTCACCCACCTCCAACGAGTCCCTGAGCAGGCTGAGGGAGACCCTCAAGGTGCTGTGCTCAGGATACCAGATGGTGGACCCGTCGCTCGACCGCTGGGCGGCCATGTCCTCCGTGGCCGGATACCAGTTCGGGCCAGGGAGCGAGGAGCTCATGCGCGACACCCGCGTGATGGGCAACTATCCGTTTATGAAGATCATGCACCACCAGGAGCAGAGAGGCATGCTGAACCCGGAACGAGGGATGATATCGCTGACCCTGGAAGGGGCCGAATCGATACTGCCGCTGATGCCCAAAGTGGTAATGGGCGACTTCGAACTGAAGGGCAGCCTGTTCGCCGTAGGCGTTCAGGAGGCCGATTCCCGGATCAGGGCCGGAGAAGAGGTGGCCATAATTCACAACGGGCAACTGGCCGGAGTGGGCGTGGCGAACATGAGCGGAAAGGAGATGACGGAGATGCGCCGCGGTGAGGCGGTGAAGGTGCGGCACAAACGCAAATGA
- a CDS encoding TATA-box-binding protein — translation MQNVVASANLGTELNLTELALNLNGAEYEPETFPGLIFRIKEPKTATLLFRSGKLVCTGAKTLEQVNSAIKNVIASIKKTGVKINGLPTVEVQNIVASADLGQPVNLSSVVITLGLERVEYEPEVFPGLVYRLTDPKVVILLFGSGRLVCTGAKVPEDVEKAVEKIKNELRSADLLL, via the coding sequence ATCCAGAATGTCGTAGCATCTGCAAATTTGGGAACGGAGCTCAACCTCACCGAACTCGCACTTAATCTGAACGGGGCCGAATATGAACCCGAAACCTTTCCGGGACTGATCTTTCGGATCAAGGAACCCAAAACGGCGACCCTTCTCTTCCGCAGCGGAAAGCTCGTCTGCACCGGAGCGAAGACCCTGGAACAGGTAAATAGTGCCATAAAAAATGTGATAGCCAGCATCAAGAAGACCGGGGTTAAGATCAATGGACTCCCAACAGTCGAGGTCCAGAACATCGTCGCTTCGGCGGATCTCGGGCAACCGGTCAACCTTTCCTCGGTGGTCATAACCTTAGGCCTGGAAAGGGTGGAGTACGAGCCAGAGGTATTTCCCGGATTGGTATATCGTTTAACCGATCCGAAGGTCGTCATCCTTCTCTTCGGGTCCGGAAGGCTCGTTTGCACAGGGGCGAAAGTACCGGAGGACGTCGAGAAGGCGGTGGAGAAGATCAAGAACGAATTACGTTCGGCGGATCTGCTCTTATAG
- a CDS encoding AAA family ATPase has product MCVFILTGMPGAGKEELVAVALGLGFEVRRMGDVVRAEAAKHDVPAQDVGKFAHKERERYGYDIWAKRIVPLVGTGDTIIDGCRGMPEVRVFREAFGQEVKIISIHSSPATRYLRLVGRGRADAPKSIKEFEERDRRELSWGLGETIALADIVLINESDLCSFRKEAAALLQEIRG; this is encoded by the coding sequence ATGTGCGTTTTCATCCTAACTGGGATGCCTGGGGCGGGCAAGGAGGAACTGGTCGCCGTCGCTTTGGGCCTGGGGTTCGAGGTCCGTCGCATGGGCGACGTGGTCCGGGCGGAGGCGGCCAAACATGACGTTCCCGCACAGGACGTCGGCAAGTTCGCCCATAAGGAGCGGGAGCGGTACGGGTACGACATCTGGGCCAAGCGCATCGTTCCCCTGGTCGGTACCGGGGACACCATCATTGACGGGTGCCGGGGGATGCCCGAGGTGCGTGTCTTCCGGGAAGCGTTCGGTCAAGAGGTCAAGATCATCTCGATCCACAGCTCTCCAGCGACGCGCTACCTCCGCTTGGTCGGAAGGGGCAGGGCGGACGCCCCTAAAAGCATTAAAGAGTTCGAGGAGAGGGACCGTCGGGAGCTGAGCTGGGGCCTGGGAGAGACCATCGCCTTGGCGGACATCGTTCTGATCAACGAGTCCGACCTATGCTCTTTCCGCAAGGAGGCGGCCGCCTTGCTACAGGAGATACGGGGATGA
- a CDS encoding DsrE/DsrF/DrsH-like family protein, with translation MAESKKFAIVVSEGTFDKAMMSMMMGNTAASMGIDTHIYFTFFGLNLLKKGAKPKMPGMFRFFTGMMVKKMKGIGIEGFQEQLAMAKDLGIHLYACGTSMEIMGVKKEDLIEGVTILGAAAFLNVGMDSDMQLFIG, from the coding sequence ATGGCAGAGAGCAAGAAATTCGCTATAGTGGTGTCCGAAGGCACCTTCGACAAGGCCATGATGTCCATGATGATGGGCAACACCGCGGCCAGCATGGGGATAGACACGCATATCTACTTCACCTTCTTCGGCCTGAACCTGCTGAAGAAGGGAGCAAAACCGAAGATGCCCGGGATGTTCCGGTTCTTCACCGGCATGATGGTCAAGAAGATGAAGGGCATTGGCATAGAGGGATTCCAGGAACAGCTGGCCATGGCCAAGGACCTAGGCATCCACTTATATGCCTGCGGCACCTCCATGGAGATAATGGGGGTCAAGAAGGAGGACCTCATCGAGGGTGTTACCATACTCGGAGCTGCGGCCTTCCTAAACGTCGGCATGGATTCCGACATGCAGCTGTTCATCGGCTGA
- the pyrB gene encoding aspartate carbamoyltransferase, with protein sequence MSFTGMDIVSIRDLNREQIEQILEYSEKMIPYARGEKRSKALDGKILATLFFEPSTRTRMSFESAMMRLGGSITDLGVPSMSSISKGESLADTIRMVEVYSDIIVIRHPREGSARLAARFSSKPVINAGDGAGQHPTQTLLDLFTIKRVKKDFEKLKIVMVGDLKYGRTAHSLAEALASFGVELTFVAPPTLQMPKETVKQVERLGCKPKLTNHLEETIADADVLYVTRIQKERFPDMAEYQKVAGTYRVDRKLLREAKSDLIVMHPLPRVDEIDPEVDETPHAKYFEQAFNGVPVRMALLNLVLGGEL encoded by the coding sequence ATGAGCTTCACAGGCATGGACATCGTGTCGATCCGTGATCTGAACCGAGAACAGATCGAGCAGATCCTTGAATACTCCGAAAAGATGATACCCTACGCTCGGGGGGAGAAGCGGTCCAAGGCCCTGGACGGGAAGATCCTGGCTACGCTTTTCTTCGAGCCCTCTACCAGGACCCGCATGTCCTTCGAGAGCGCCATGATGCGCCTGGGCGGCAGCATCACCGATCTGGGGGTACCGTCCATGAGCTCCATATCCAAGGGCGAGTCCCTGGCCGATACCATTCGCATGGTGGAGGTCTACTCCGACATCATCGTCATTAGGCATCCACGGGAGGGGTCGGCCAGGCTGGCGGCCAGGTTTTCGTCCAAGCCGGTCATTAACGCCGGGGACGGAGCCGGTCAGCACCCGACCCAGACGCTCCTGGACCTTTTCACCATCAAACGGGTCAAGAAGGACTTCGAAAAGCTCAAGATAGTCATGGTCGGCGACCTGAAGTATGGGCGCACGGCGCACTCTTTGGCGGAGGCGTTGGCCTCCTTCGGGGTGGAACTGACCTTCGTGGCCCCGCCCACCCTGCAGATGCCCAAGGAGACGGTGAAGCAGGTGGAGAGGCTGGGCTGCAAACCGAAGCTGACCAATCATCTGGAGGAGACCATCGCCGACGCGGACGTGCTCTATGTCACGCGCATACAGAAGGAGAGGTTCCCGGACATGGCCGAGTACCAGAAGGTGGCCGGCACCTATCGGGTGGACCGCAAGCTTCTGCGGGAAGCCAAGAGCGACCTCATCGTGATGCATCCGTTGCCCCGGGTGGATGAGATCGACCCGGAGGTGGACGAGACGCCGCACGCCAAGTACTTCGAGCAGGCCTTCAATGGGGTCCCCGTGAGAATGGCCTTGCTCAATCTGGTCCTGGGAGGTGAGCTGTGA
- a CDS encoding PKD domain-containing protein produces MSEVNPGLLGDGALFDTFSQTVVVRANPLKHIAADLNADTRVDLAIIYEGSNVLDIFLANETYAFSSAPSRTITFDWQPTGLASGDMDKDGKADLVVSLNYDSGENIIICYQKNNFSSVSPAAKYFYNSLKQKDVLVHDLNGDGWLDVVALYSMDDPGYQAGFAVYRSTTPNNYSQTIKSLPSEMYSPDLMTMGDFNGDGRQDLVIGDGTAKKVAGYRNDASTGASWTLIGPINDVIATSLLVEQIAGDNREELIMALAQNLPVTDTPIVRVLRYTNASSLFAEFVDEIPNQPDVTGMTVVLNNPDSTFDLARISDYRHNLTIFNTPSGSPIWRYSNSISSPTPNGPVSLLAQDMNRDGASDLVVICNSTANAGSFTIYYHSSAAISNANDNLVIDSISSALTTVGDFNGDLLEEMVFYDQATQKAYFYRTSSTPLGQLNAPGGVTALSSDDLNGDGKDELVWSNATSVVIWWGKTTFFSSVSSTSLTVTMPSRSLGFGDLNHDGRRDLVLGCTGGLEVYWNTGTATPFSASNRFVLPLADSEVSSVEIGNLTGDGDDLADIAIVNATSNRVEIYHQQPSSPVFLSTARTLLTIVPHIGGLVSEDFNGDGRLDLATHSSDTLYVFLQYAGGFSGAPEFPLKLVPGQGIDDLTIGNLDDLGSNELALISGNSTLMAYRFDVTSSSLVLVTMQTVGASSAVVMAGDMNGDQKDDLIAYSISSRTVSYYYQNNFPPIAMGQVEGTGFLEGEQVWFNANGSMDSLSDIDRLAYNWDFDDDGSTGTGVRTSHVFQQNGDYTVVLNVSDPWGGWDVTTISVSIGDRAPVANFTYSQDPAPVEGSPVQFIDLSTSPSDPIVSWEWNFGDGNWLNQTTDQAVFYSYAWNDTFTVTLTVHDSDGSTDLTVKVIVVQDSSPTAAFNASINSPLEGQEVSFIDGSSYTADAIIRWSWNLGDGTWVNATSNGTVHHTYACNGTFLVVLTVWDIDGSMDSVSKEMVVQDSAPVTEFLTSVESPEEGQDVSFIDGSSFVINPIVKWTWDLGDGTWLNETSNVTIHHIYVDNGTYYVTLTVTDVDGNVESVTRTLIVKDTTPSIVRLYTSDGLSTYQEWDEITFAVMATERWDGISKYQWDFQTPTFQADQETNLNSTYHRYNSSGSYKVTVRVWDGDSYAEAYIMVLITDPAPTADYSFTIDQATGNVSFSAALSSDTDNDQPILQYRWNFEGTWSSWSTSNSTYHTFSDGIYSVKLEVKDDHNSAVSKTRNVTVDLLPPVISLNEPVLKGTVGRTIIIRANVTDAVGVDSVILEYTINNVTRTVLMTPEGDGIYIGQIPAQNHTAEISYRIIAEDLAGHVSTTAILTISVEYEDSSLFVLTSAVLLIALLILLIYLFLSRPIVDEVFVMYHDGTLLAHQTRRLKPGMDDDILGGMLIALQNFVRDSFKDEISTVLSRMDFGERKLLVERKDDFFLAVMLSGKRAGSAPQRMLKVLDSIEDGYSEVLKEWDGNLEKVRGIREETKPMFQRANPLDRLRRKDGDSL; encoded by the coding sequence TTGTCAGAGGTTAACCCCGGTTTGCTAGGTGATGGTGCTTTGTTCGACACCTTCTCCCAGACCGTGGTCGTCAGGGCTAACCCTTTGAAGCACATCGCAGCGGACCTGAACGCCGATACCCGGGTCGACCTGGCCATCATCTATGAGGGGTCGAACGTTTTGGATATCTTCCTGGCAAACGAGACCTATGCCTTTTCATCCGCACCATCCCGTACGATCACCTTCGATTGGCAACCTACCGGTCTGGCGTCTGGGGACATGGATAAGGATGGTAAGGCCGACCTCGTCGTAAGCTTGAATTACGATAGTGGTGAAAATATAATTATATGTTATCAAAAGAACAACTTCTCATCCGTCTCCCCTGCGGCCAAATACTTCTATAACTCCCTGAAGCAGAAGGACGTGTTGGTGCACGACCTGAACGGAGATGGCTGGTTGGATGTGGTCGCCCTCTATTCCATGGATGATCCCGGCTACCAGGCTGGCTTCGCCGTATATCGATCGACGACCCCCAACAACTACAGTCAGACCATTAAATCGCTCCCATCGGAGATGTACAGCCCCGACCTGATGACCATGGGCGACTTCAATGGAGATGGGCGTCAGGACCTGGTCATCGGTGACGGGACAGCCAAAAAGGTCGCTGGATATCGCAATGACGCTTCTACTGGAGCTTCCTGGACCCTTATCGGACCGATTAACGATGTGATCGCCACCTCCCTCCTTGTCGAACAAATTGCCGGCGATAACCGGGAGGAACTTATCATGGCCCTGGCGCAGAACCTGCCCGTGACGGACACTCCTATCGTTCGAGTATTGCGTTACACTAACGCCTCCAGCCTATTCGCTGAATTCGTGGACGAGATCCCCAACCAGCCCGATGTCACCGGAATGACCGTGGTGCTCAACAATCCTGACAGCACATTTGACCTCGCTAGGATATCGGATTACCGCCATAACCTCACAATATTCAATACACCATCTGGCAGTCCCATCTGGAGGTATTCCAACTCAATTTCGTCACCCACCCCCAACGGTCCTGTGTCATTGCTGGCCCAGGATATGAACAGAGATGGAGCGAGCGACCTGGTGGTGATCTGTAACTCAACCGCGAATGCTGGCAGCTTCACCATTTATTACCATTCTTCCGCGGCAATATCCAATGCCAATGACAACCTGGTGATCGATTCGATCAGCTCCGCATTGACGACCGTGGGGGATTTCAATGGGGACCTTCTGGAGGAGATGGTGTTCTATGACCAGGCGACCCAAAAGGCTTACTTCTATAGGACCTCCTCCACACCTCTGGGGCAGCTAAATGCGCCCGGAGGAGTGACGGCCCTATCGTCCGACGACCTCAATGGAGATGGTAAGGACGAGCTCGTTTGGTCCAACGCCACATCGGTCGTCATCTGGTGGGGAAAGACCACCTTTTTCTCATCGGTAAGCAGTACTTCGTTGACCGTAACCATGCCTTCCAGGTCATTGGGCTTTGGTGACCTCAACCATGATGGGAGGAGGGACCTGGTCCTTGGCTGCACGGGTGGATTGGAGGTGTACTGGAACACCGGAACGGCCACGCCGTTCAGCGCCAGTAACAGATTCGTCCTTCCTCTGGCCGATAGCGAGGTCTCATCGGTGGAGATAGGGAATCTCACTGGCGATGGGGATGACCTTGCGGATATCGCCATCGTGAACGCGACCTCTAACAGGGTTGAGATATACCATCAACAGCCGTCCTCCCCCGTTTTCCTAAGCACGGCGAGGACATTATTGACCATCGTGCCTCATATAGGCGGTCTGGTAAGCGAGGATTTCAATGGTGATGGGCGATTGGACCTGGCCACGCACTCGTCGGACACGCTCTACGTCTTCTTACAATATGCGGGAGGGTTCTCTGGGGCCCCCGAATTCCCCCTGAAGCTGGTGCCTGGGCAGGGGATAGATGACCTGACCATTGGAAACCTGGATGATCTCGGTTCTAATGAATTGGCCTTGATAAGCGGCAACTCCACTCTGATGGCCTATCGTTTCGATGTTACCTCTTCCAGCCTGGTCCTCGTTACCATGCAAACCGTTGGAGCCTCATCGGCGGTCGTAATGGCCGGGGATATGAATGGGGATCAAAAGGACGACCTGATAGCTTACTCCATCTCTTCTCGTACGGTATCCTACTATTACCAGAACAACTTCCCGCCCATCGCCATGGGCCAGGTCGAAGGTACAGGCTTCTTGGAAGGAGAGCAGGTGTGGTTCAACGCCAACGGAAGCATGGACTCCCTATCCGACATTGACCGGCTGGCCTACAATTGGGATTTTGACGACGACGGGTCCACCGGCACTGGAGTTCGCACTAGCCATGTGTTCCAGCAGAACGGTGATTACACCGTTGTCCTGAACGTAAGCGACCCGTGGGGTGGCTGGGACGTAACGACCATATCCGTTTCCATCGGGGACCGGGCTCCGGTGGCTAACTTCACTTACTCGCAGGATCCGGCCCCGGTGGAGGGTTCGCCGGTCCAGTTCATTGACCTGAGCACTTCCCCCTCCGATCCGATCGTCAGTTGGGAGTGGAACTTCGGTGACGGCAACTGGCTGAACCAGACGACGGACCAAGCGGTCTTCTATTCATACGCATGGAACGACACCTTCACAGTCACCTTGACCGTCCATGACAGCGATGGTAGTACCGATTTGACAGTTAAGGTGATAGTGGTTCAGGATTCCTCACCCACAGCAGCTTTCAATGCGTCAATAAACTCTCCTTTAGAAGGGCAGGAGGTCTCATTCATCGATGGCAGCTCCTATACTGCCGATGCCATCATCCGCTGGAGCTGGAACCTTGGCGACGGGACCTGGGTGAACGCCACCTCCAATGGAACCGTACACCACACCTATGCGTGCAACGGGACTTTCCTGGTCGTTCTGACGGTCTGGGACATCGATGGCAGCATGGATTCTGTGAGCAAGGAGATGGTGGTTCAGGACTCGGCGCCTGTGACCGAATTCCTTACCTCCGTGGAATCCCCCGAAGAGGGGCAGGATGTCTCTTTCATCGATGGCAGCAGCTTCGTCATCAATCCCATCGTCAAATGGACATGGGACCTTGGGGACGGTACTTGGCTGAACGAGACATCGAACGTGACCATCCATCATATCTATGTGGACAACGGCACTTACTATGTTACCCTGACAGTGACAGATGTCGATGGAAACGTCGAGTCCGTCACCAGGACCTTGATAGTCAAGGATACAACCCCCTCCATCGTCCGGCTTTACACCTCCGATGGGTTAAGCACCTATCAAGAATGGGACGAGATTACCTTCGCGGTCATGGCCACGGAACGCTGGGATGGTATATCCAAGTATCAGTGGGACTTCCAGACCCCCACCTTCCAAGCGGACCAGGAGACCAATCTCAACTCCACTTACCATCGCTATAACTCCTCGGGCTCTTACAAGGTCACCGTCCGCGTGTGGGATGGGGACAGTTACGCTGAAGCGTACATCATGGTCCTCATCACAGACCCAGCACCGACAGCTGATTACTCGTTCACCATCGACCAGGCCACGGGCAACGTGAGCTTCTCCGCGGCCCTTTCCTCGGATACGGACAACGATCAGCCCATCCTGCAGTATCGCTGGAACTTCGAGGGCACATGGAGTTCCTGGAGCACTTCCAATTCCACATATCACACCTTCTCCGATGGTATTTACTCTGTCAAGTTGGAGGTCAAGGACGATCACAACAGCGCGGTTTCCAAGACCAGGAACGTGACAGTCGACCTGCTTCCGCCGGTCATCTCCCTCAACGAACCAGTGTTGAAGGGCACGGTCGGGCGGACCATAATCATCCGAGCTAACGTGACCGACGCGGTGGGCGTGGACTCGGTGATACTAGAATACACCATCAATAACGTCACCAGGACCGTCCTCATGACCCCGGAGGGCGACGGCATCTACATCGGCCAGATCCCGGCCCAGAACCATACTGCGGAAATATCGTACCGCATCATCGCCGAGGATCTGGCCGGGCATGTATCTACAACTGCTATCCTAACGATCTCCGTGGAGTACGAGGATTCCAGCCTGTTCGTGCTCACCTCGGCGGTGCTGCTGATCGCCCTGCTGATCCTGCTGATCTACCTCTTCCTGTCCCGGCCCATAGTCGACGAGGTCTTCGTTATGTACCACGACGGCACTTTATTGGCGCATCAGACCAGGCGCCTTAAGCCGGGGATGGACGACGATATACTGGGCGGCATGCTCATCGCTCTGCAGAACTTCGTGCGCGATTCGTTCAAGGACGAGATCTCCACCGTGCTCAGTCGCATGGACTTCGGGGAGCGAAAATTGCTGGTGGAACGCAAGGACGACTTCTTCCTGGCCGTGATGCTGAGCGGCAAGCGGGCCGGCAGTGCCCCGCAGCGCATGCTGAAGGTCCTGGACAGTATAGAGGACGGTTACTCAGAAGTGCTCAAGGAATGGGATGGGAACCTGGAGAAGGTGCGCGGAATACGAGAGGAAACAAAGCCCATGTTCCAACGGGCCAATCCCCTGGACCGCCTCCGGCGCAAGGACGGGGATTCCCTTTAA
- the tusB gene encoding sulfurtransferase complex subunit TusB: MKSKLFMMLKSPHEFTGMDLIRSIGAGSSTAAILFEDAVIFAANAKKGQELQSAVKDVYVIKDDWEARGLPLAMTSFKLIDYPEAVDLIMERYDQTITV; encoded by the coding sequence GTGAAGTCCAAGCTGTTCATGATGCTGAAATCGCCCCACGAGTTCACCGGGATGGACCTAATAAGGTCCATCGGCGCAGGCTCGAGCACCGCCGCCATCCTCTTCGAGGACGCGGTGATTTTCGCGGCCAACGCCAAGAAGGGCCAGGAGCTGCAATCCGCGGTTAAGGATGTGTACGTGATAAAGGACGACTGGGAGGCCAGGGGCCTTCCGTTGGCCATGACCAGTTTCAAGCTGATCGACTACCCCGAAGCGGTCGACCTCATCATGGAGAGGTACGACCAGACCATAACGGTGTGA
- a CDS encoding sulfurtransferase TusA family protein: MDKNDMLDAKGLMCPMPIVKLAKKMKEMKVGSVLELIADDVGAKEDVPAWCSRTGNELVGQKEEGGNFYFYIKKV; this comes from the coding sequence ATGGATAAGAATGATATGCTTGACGCCAAGGGCCTCATGTGTCCTATGCCTATCGTGAAGCTTGCCAAGAAGATGAAGGAAATGAAGGTCGGTTCCGTCCTCGAGTTGATCGCCGACGACGTGGGGGCCAAAGAGGACGTGCCCGCGTGGTGCAGTCGGACCGGCAACGAGCTTGTGGGGCAGAAGGAAGAGGGCGGCAATTTCTACTTCTACATCAAGAAGGTCTAG
- the pyrI gene encoding aspartate carbamoyltransferase regulatory subunit — MKEFKVTPIRNGTVIDHIDCGMALKVLRIIGMTDGKVQSPVSVLMHVPSKKEGWKDVVKVEDRELDPKEVDKIALISPKATINIIRDFNVAEKYNVKMPERVVGKARCSNPNCITNMNEPVEPEFVVESKNPPVLRCIYCDRLVDDIAENLM; from the coding sequence ATGAAGGAGTTCAAGGTAACACCGATCCGCAACGGAACGGTCATAGACCACATCGACTGCGGCATGGCCCTCAAGGTATTGCGCATCATCGGCATGACCGATGGCAAGGTGCAGTCCCCGGTGAGCGTGCTGATGCACGTGCCCTCGAAGAAGGAGGGCTGGAAGGACGTGGTGAAGGTGGAGGACCGCGAGCTCGACCCCAAGGAGGTCGACAAGATAGCGCTGATCTCGCCGAAGGCCACCATCAACATCATCCGCGACTTTAACGTGGCGGAGAAGTACAATGTCAAGATGCCGGAGCGCGTGGTTGGAAAAGCGCGCTGCAGTAACCCCAATTGCATCACCAACATGAACGAACCAGTGGAACCGGAGTTCGTGGTGGAATCCAAGAACCCGCCGGTGCTGCGCTGCATTTACTGTGACCGGCTGGTGGACGATATCGCCGAGAACCTGATGTAG
- a CDS encoding DsrE family protein, which yields MLASGQVPVSNALLVGEGTLNAVAAQKPEAIKMPSNIEAINDLLDFEAKVYVVREDLQRIAGDVPLLEGVELIDWEKARQVIAEHDMVTTF from the coding sequence ATGCTGGCATCAGGACAGGTCCCGGTCTCCAATGCATTGTTGGTGGGTGAGGGCACGCTGAACGCCGTGGCTGCCCAGAAGCCCGAGGCCATTAAAATGCCTTCTAACATCGAGGCCATCAACGACCTGCTGGACTTCGAGGCCAAGGTCTACGTCGTCCGCGAGGACCTACAGCGCATAGCCGGTGACGTACCCTTGCTGGAGGGCGTGGAGCTCATCGATTGGGAGAAGGCTCGCCAGGTCATCGCCGAGCATGACATGGTCACCACCTTCTAA